A part of Citrifermentans bremense genomic DNA contains:
- a CDS encoding 50S ribosomal protein L23, translated as MNIYDVIKKPLITEKTTVEKDDKNVVAFVVNGAANKIEIKAAVEKLFNAQVSAVNTVNVAGKTKRTAKGIGKRSNWKKAYVTLKEGSNVDFFEA; from the coding sequence ATGAACATTTATGACGTCATAAAGAAACCTCTCATCACTGAGAAGACCACGGTAGAGAAAGACGACAAGAACGTCGTCGCTTTCGTGGTGAACGGCGCGGCCAACAAGATAGAGATCAAGGCGGCCGTCGAGAAGCTCTTCAACGCGCAGGTTTCCGCCGTCAACACCGTCAACGTGGCCGGCAAAACCAAGCGCACCGCCAAGGGCATCGGCAAGCGTTCTAACTGGAAGAAGGCGTACGTCACCCTGAAAGAGGGTTCCAACGTAGATTTCTTCGAAGCATAA
- the rplO gene encoding 50S ribosomal protein L15: protein MQLNTIKPAVGSTKNRKRIGRGIGSGHGKTATKGHKGQKARSGGSVKPGFEGGQMPMHRRLPKRGFTPLSKKDYALVNLCQLEVFEAGSVIDAEALLKSGIISGVRDGIKVLATGDITRALTIKAHKFSASAREKITAAGGSIEEI, encoded by the coding sequence ATGCAATTAAATACCATCAAACCGGCCGTCGGGTCGACCAAGAATAGAAAGCGTATCGGCAGGGGCATCGGCTCCGGTCACGGCAAGACCGCTACCAAGGGCCACAAAGGCCAGAAGGCGCGCTCCGGCGGTTCTGTGAAGCCCGGCTTCGAGGGCGGCCAGATGCCGATGCACAGAAGGCTTCCCAAGCGCGGATTCACCCCGCTGTCCAAGAAGGACTACGCCCTGGTGAACCTCTGCCAGCTGGAAGTGTTCGAGGCGGGGAGCGTCATCGACGCCGAGGCGCTTCTGAAGAGCGGGATCATCTCCGGCGTGCGCGACGGCATCAAGGTGCTGGCAACGGGTGACATCACCCGGGCACTGACCATCAAGGCTCACAAATTCAGCGCCTCTGCTCGCGAAAAAATAACTGCGGCAGGTGGATCCATCGAGGAGATTTAG
- the rpsS gene encoding 30S ribosomal protein S19, with the protein MARSIKKGPFVDGHLEAKAQAEQAGSKKVIKTWSRRSTIIPEFIGLTFAVHNGKKFIPVFVTENMVGHKMGEFSPTRTFYGHAADKKSKLKKK; encoded by the coding sequence ATGGCAAGATCTATAAAGAAGGGGCCTTTCGTCGACGGACATCTGGAAGCGAAAGCCCAGGCAGAACAGGCCGGCAGCAAGAAGGTGATCAAGACCTGGTCGCGTCGCTCGACCATCATCCCCGAGTTCATCGGACTCACCTTCGCGGTGCACAACGGCAAGAAGTTCATCCCTGTGTTCGTCACCGAGAACATGGTCGGCCACAAGATGGGCGAGTTCTCACCCACCAGGACCTTCTACGGCCACGCTGCTGACAAGAAGAGCAAGCTCAAGAAGAAGTAA
- the rpmC gene encoding 50S ribosomal protein L29 codes for MKANELKKATAAELEAKGTELTKELFNVKFQLHTGRLENTSKVSNLRKDIARVKTILREKRG; via the coding sequence ATGAAGGCTAACGAACTGAAAAAAGCGACGGCTGCTGAGCTCGAAGCCAAAGGCACGGAGCTGACCAAGGAACTCTTCAACGTGAAGTTTCAGCTTCACACCGGGCGGCTGGAAAACACTTCCAAGGTTTCCAACCTGAGGAAGGACATCGCCCGCGTGAAGACCATACTCCGTGAAAAGAGAGGCTAA
- the rpsC gene encoding 30S ribosomal protein S3 has protein sequence MGQKVNPIGFRLGVIKTWDSKWYAEKDYAKLLHEDLKLRNFLKKRLYHSGVSKIEIERAAGKAKINIYTARPGLIIGKKGSEVETLKKELAKLTDKEVYLNIQEVRKPELDAQLVAENVAMQLERRIAFRRAMKKSVTSTLKFGAKGIRITCSGRLGGAEMSRTEWYREGRVPLHTLRADIDYGFAEAKTTYGIIGVKVLLFKGEVLSAKK, from the coding sequence TTGGGTCAGAAAGTAAATCCTATCGGGTTCAGACTCGGGGTTATTAAAACCTGGGATTCGAAATGGTACGCGGAAAAAGATTATGCAAAGCTTCTTCACGAAGATCTGAAGCTGCGCAATTTCCTTAAAAAAAGGCTGTATCATTCCGGCGTCTCCAAGATCGAGATCGAGCGCGCTGCGGGCAAGGCGAAGATAAATATCTACACCGCCCGTCCGGGCCTCATCATCGGTAAGAAGGGCTCCGAGGTCGAGACCCTGAAGAAGGAGCTGGCCAAGCTCACCGACAAAGAGGTCTACCTTAACATACAGGAAGTCAGGAAGCCCGAGCTGGACGCACAGCTCGTCGCCGAGAACGTGGCCATGCAGCTGGAGCGCCGTATCGCGTTCCGCCGTGCCATGAAAAAGAGCGTCACCTCGACGCTCAAGTTCGGCGCCAAAGGGATCAGGATTACCTGCTCGGGCCGTCTGGGCGGCGCAGAGATGTCCAGGACGGAATGGTACCGCGAGGGGAGGGTGCCGCTGCACACGTTGCGCGCGGACATCGATTACGGCTTCGCCGAGGCGAAGACCACCTACGGGATCATCGGCGTAAAAGTGCTCCTCTTCAAGGGTGAAGTGCTCTCCGCTAAAAAATAG
- the rpsE gene encoding 30S ribosomal protein S5: protein MLKINASEMNLTDRVVHISRVAKVVKGGRRFSFSALVVVGDGNGCVGYGLGKANEVPEAIRKGVEQAKKNLIKVPIVAGQTIPFEILGCFGAGKVLMMPASPGTGVIAGGAARAVFESAGLHNILAKCLGSNNPHNVVKAAFAGLSRLKTAEELMARRGITE, encoded by the coding sequence TTGCTTAAGATCAATGCCAGTGAAATGAATCTTACCGATAGGGTCGTCCACATCAGCCGCGTAGCCAAGGTGGTGAAGGGTGGCCGCAGGTTCAGCTTCTCCGCCCTCGTGGTGGTAGGCGACGGTAACGGCTGCGTGGGCTACGGCCTGGGCAAGGCCAACGAAGTGCCGGAAGCGATCCGCAAAGGGGTCGAGCAGGCCAAGAAGAACCTGATCAAGGTTCCCATCGTGGCCGGCCAGACCATCCCGTTCGAGATCCTCGGCTGCTTCGGCGCGGGCAAGGTTCTCATGATGCCCGCTTCCCCGGGTACCGGTGTCATCGCAGGCGGCGCCGCCCGCGCGGTATTCGAGTCGGCAGGTCTGCACAACATCCTTGCCAAGTGCCTGGGCTCCAACAACCCGCACAACGTGGTCAAGGCCGCATTCGCGGGTCTCTCCCGTCTCAAGACTGCGGAAGAGCTGATGGCGCGTCGCGGCATCACCGAATAG
- the rpsH gene encoding 30S ribosomal protein S8, with protein sequence MCMTDPVTDMLTRIRNAGMAKHQKVDIPSSNLKVSLATVLRAEGFIKNFKVIADNKQGILRVYLKFIDEKEPVINEIKRISKPGGRVYVNSDKIKQVKNGLGVAILSTSKGLVTDKTAREMGIGGEVLCTVW encoded by the coding sequence ATGTGCATGACAGATCCAGTTACCGACATGCTGACCAGAATCAGGAACGCTGGTATGGCAAAACACCAGAAAGTTGACATTCCCTCGTCGAACCTCAAGGTGAGCCTCGCCACGGTGCTGCGCGCCGAAGGGTTCATCAAGAACTTCAAGGTGATCGCGGACAACAAGCAGGGTATCCTGCGGGTTTACCTCAAGTTCATCGACGAGAAGGAACCGGTCATCAACGAGATCAAGAGGATCAGCAAGCCGGGCGGCCGGGTCTATGTCAACTCCGACAAGATCAAGCAGGTGAAGAACGGACTGGGCGTAGCCATCCTCTCGACTTCGAAGGGGCTGGTAACCGACAAGACCGCCCGTGAAATGGGCATCGGCGGAGAAGTTCTCTGCACGGTCTGGTAG
- the rplP gene encoding 50S ribosomal protein L16 has protein sequence MLMPKKVKYRKQMKGRMTGTPQRGVELAFGDFGLQATECGWLDSRQIEAARIAMTRYIKRGGKIWIRIFPDKPLTSKPAETRMGKGKGSPDSWVCVIKPGRILYEMEGVSEEVAREAFRLAAHKLPVASKFITRTEINEG, from the coding sequence ATGTTAATGCCCAAGAAAGTTAAGTATAGAAAGCAGATGAAGGGGCGCATGACCGGTACTCCGCAGCGCGGCGTTGAGCTCGCCTTCGGCGACTTCGGCCTGCAGGCCACCGAGTGCGGCTGGCTGGACTCCCGCCAGATCGAAGCTGCCCGTATCGCTATGACCCGTTACATCAAGAGGGGTGGCAAGATCTGGATCCGTATTTTCCCGGACAAACCGCTCACCTCGAAACCTGCCGAGACCCGTATGGGTAAGGGGAAAGGCTCCCCGGACTCCTGGGTTTGCGTCATCAAGCCGGGCAGGATCCTTTACGAGATGGAAGGGGTCAGCGAGGAAGTAGCGCGCGAGGCGTTCAGGCTCGCGGCGCACAAGCTCCCCGTAGCCAGCAAGTTCATCACAAGGACGGAAATCAATGAAGGCTAA
- the rplF gene encoding 50S ribosomal protein L6 encodes MSRIGKLPIAIPAGVKVIYNAPEIKVEGPKGKLARSIGEGVSVDVTAQAITVNRNDDTIKSRSAHGLTRTLINNMVVGVSKGFETLLEINGVGYRAEVKGNVLNLALGFSHPVNFELPAGITVEVEKMTKLKVMGIDKEMVGETAAKIRAFRPPEPYKGKGVKYADETILRKAGKTGKK; translated from the coding sequence ATGTCTAGAATAGGAAAACTTCCCATCGCGATTCCCGCGGGGGTGAAAGTCATATACAACGCCCCTGAGATCAAGGTGGAGGGCCCGAAAGGGAAACTCGCCCGCAGCATCGGGGAAGGCGTCTCCGTCGACGTGACCGCGCAGGCGATCACGGTGAACAGGAACGACGACACCATCAAGTCCCGCTCGGCCCACGGCCTGACCAGGACCCTGATCAACAACATGGTGGTCGGCGTCTCCAAAGGGTTCGAGACGCTGCTCGAGATCAACGGCGTCGGTTACCGCGCCGAGGTGAAGGGCAACGTGCTGAACCTGGCCCTGGGCTTCTCGCACCCGGTCAACTTCGAGCTTCCGGCAGGCATCACCGTCGAGGTGGAGAAGATGACCAAGCTGAAGGTCATGGGCATCGACAAGGAGATGGTCGGCGAGACCGCCGCCAAGATCCGCGCGTTCCGTCCGCCCGAGCCGTACAAGGGCAAGGGTGTGAAGTACGCTGACGAAACGATTCTGAGAAAAGCCGGCAAAACCGGTAAAAAATAG
- the rpmD gene encoding 50S ribosomal protein L30 yields the protein MSAELKITLVRSAIGQSEKMKGRLLGMGLTKREKTVTLQDTPEIRGMIAKVAHLVRVEE from the coding sequence ATGTCTGCAGAACTGAAGATAACCCTGGTTCGGAGCGCCATCGGCCAGTCCGAGAAAATGAAAGGCCGTCTGCTCGGCATGGGGCTCACCAAGCGTGAGAAGACCGTGACCCTGCAGGACACCCCGGAGATCCGCGGCATGATCGCCAAGGTGGCCCATCTGGTAAGAGTCGAAGAGTAA
- the rpsQ gene encoding 30S ribosomal protein S17: MSERGNRKTQVGVVVSDKMDKTAVVKVDRLVKHPVYNKYIKRSAKYKAHDMDNAAKIGDRVLIVETRPLSKDKRWKIRQIIESKG, translated from the coding sequence ATGAGCGAAAGAGGCAACAGGAAAACTCAGGTCGGTGTGGTCGTCAGCGACAAGATGGACAAGACCGCGGTAGTGAAAGTCGACCGTCTGGTGAAGCACCCCGTCTACAACAAGTACATCAAGCGCTCCGCCAAGTACAAGGCGCACGACATGGACAATGCCGCGAAGATCGGCGACCGCGTCCTCATCGTAGAGACTCGTCCGCTTTCCAAGGACAAGCGCTGGAAAATCAGACAGATTATCGAGTCCAAGGGTTAA
- the secY gene encoding preprotein translocase subunit SecY — MIEAFQNIFKIPELKKKVLFSLAMLAVYRVGCHIPTPGIDAQALSQFFKAAQGTLLGMFDMFSGGALEKLTVFALGIMPYISSSIIFQLLTVVLPAVEKLSKEGDAGRKKIIQYTRYGTIVLAVVQAFGISIGLEAMRGPAGELVVPNPGWSFRLMTVITLTAGTAFIMWLGEQMSEKGIGNGISLIIFAGIVARIPNAIGNSFRLVKTGELSLFVLILIAAVMFAVIAAVVFMERGQRRIPIHYAKRVVGLKTVGAQSSHLPLKVNMAGVIPPIFASSIIMFPATVGNFIDVPWVQAASKQLAPGKLLYEILFVAFIVFFCYFYTAVTFNPVDVADNVKKQGGYVPGIRPGKETSDFLDAVLTKLTFAGAIYISAVCVLPSILIGKFNLPFYFGGTSLLIAVGVGMDTLAQIEAHLITRSYEGFMKGVRIQGRR, encoded by the coding sequence TTGATAGAAGCCTTCCAGAACATTTTCAAGATCCCCGAGCTCAAAAAGAAGGTCCTGTTTTCGCTGGCCATGCTGGCCGTCTACCGGGTAGGGTGCCACATCCCTACTCCGGGGATCGACGCCCAGGCGCTCTCGCAGTTCTTCAAGGCTGCGCAGGGCACGCTGCTCGGTATGTTCGACATGTTTTCTGGCGGGGCTCTCGAGAAGCTGACCGTCTTCGCCCTCGGCATCATGCCGTACATCTCCTCCTCCATCATCTTCCAGCTCCTCACCGTAGTGCTTCCCGCCGTCGAGAAGCTTTCCAAGGAAGGTGACGCTGGCAGGAAGAAGATCATCCAGTACACCCGCTACGGCACCATCGTGCTGGCGGTGGTCCAGGCGTTCGGCATCAGCATCGGCCTCGAAGCCATGCGCGGCCCCGCCGGCGAGCTGGTGGTGCCGAATCCGGGCTGGAGCTTCAGGCTGATGACGGTGATCACCCTGACCGCAGGTACCGCGTTCATTATGTGGCTCGGCGAGCAGATGTCCGAGAAGGGGATCGGCAACGGTATCTCCCTGATCATCTTCGCCGGCATCGTGGCTCGTATCCCGAACGCCATCGGCAACAGCTTCCGCCTGGTCAAGACCGGCGAGCTCTCTCTCTTCGTGTTGATCCTGATCGCCGCGGTGATGTTCGCGGTGATCGCGGCGGTGGTCTTCATGGAGCGCGGCCAGCGCAGGATCCCGATCCACTATGCCAAGAGGGTTGTGGGGCTCAAGACCGTCGGCGCGCAGAGTTCGCACCTGCCGCTTAAGGTGAACATGGCCGGCGTCATCCCGCCGATCTTTGCTTCGTCGATCATCATGTTCCCGGCCACGGTGGGCAACTTCATCGACGTCCCCTGGGTGCAGGCAGCATCGAAACAGCTGGCCCCCGGAAAGTTGCTCTACGAGATTTTATTTGTTGCCTTTATCGTCTTTTTCTGTTACTTCTACACGGCTGTGACTTTCAACCCGGTTGATGTCGCCGACAACGTCAAGAAGCAGGGGGGGTACGTCCCCGGGATCCGTCCCGGCAAGGAGACCTCCGACTTCCTCGACGCGGTGCTGACCAAATTGACCTTCGCCGGTGCCATCTACATCTCCGCTGTCTGTGTGCTTCCTTCGATCCTGATCGGGAAATTCAACCTCCCCTTCTACTTCGGCGGCACTTCCCTGCTCATCGCCGTTGGCGTTGGCATGGACACCCTGGCGCAGATAGAGGCGCACCTGATTACCCGTAGCTACGAAGGGTTCATGAAGGGTGTGCGCATACAGGGTAGAAGGTAA
- the rplB gene encoding 50S ribosomal protein L2, whose protein sequence is MAIKTYKPTSPGRRAQTCSTFEEITACKPERSLVENLKKSGGRNSNGRITSRNVGGGHKQKYRIIDFRRDKTDIPAKVASIEYDPCRSARIALLNYADGEKRYILAPLSLKVGDAVISSEQADIKPGNALPIRCIPLGTIIHNIELKIGKGAQLARSAGTFAQLMAKEGKYGQVKLPSGEVRMILMDCKATIGQVGNVDHENVSIGKAGRSRWLGVRPHVRGVAMNPVDHPHGGGEGRTSGGRHPVTPWGIPTKGYKTRTNKRSTPFIVKKRTK, encoded by the coding sequence ATGGCTATAAAAACTTACAAACCTACTTCTCCGGGTAGAAGGGCGCAGACCTGCTCGACCTTCGAGGAGATCACTGCCTGCAAGCCCGAGAGGTCCCTCGTTGAAAACCTCAAGAAAAGCGGCGGCAGGAACTCGAATGGCCGCATCACTTCCAGGAACGTCGGTGGTGGTCACAAGCAGAAGTACAGGATTATCGACTTCCGCCGTGACAAGACCGACATCCCGGCCAAGGTCGCCAGCATCGAGTACGATCCGTGCCGCAGCGCGCGCATCGCTCTTCTTAACTACGCAGACGGCGAGAAGCGCTACATTCTGGCTCCGCTTTCCCTGAAAGTGGGTGACGCCGTTATCTCCAGCGAGCAGGCCGACATCAAGCCGGGCAACGCGCTCCCCATCAGGTGCATCCCGCTGGGTACTATCATTCACAACATCGAGCTGAAGATCGGCAAGGGCGCACAGCTTGCGCGCTCCGCCGGCACCTTCGCACAGCTCATGGCCAAAGAAGGGAAGTACGGCCAGGTGAAGCTCCCCTCCGGCGAAGTCCGCATGATCCTGATGGACTGCAAGGCGACCATCGGCCAGGTGGGCAACGTGGATCACGAGAACGTCTCCATCGGCAAGGCGGGCCGCTCCCGCTGGCTCGGCGTACGCCCCCACGTAAGGGGCGTCGCGATGAACCCGGTCGACCACCCGCACGGCGGTGGCGAGGGCAGGACCTCCGGTGGCCGTCACCCGGTAACCCCGTGGGGTATCCCGACGAAGGGTTACAAGACGCGCACCAACAAGCGTTCCACCCCGTTCATCGTGAAGAAACGCACCAAATAA
- the rplR gene encoding 50S ribosomal protein L18, with product MSSLAQKQVARLKRQTRVRKKITGSPARPRLNVFKSARHIYAQLIDDTTGATLASASTLVGDVAEGLSYTGNIEAAAKVGAAIAKKALEKEITAVVFDRNGFLYHGRIKALADAARENGLSF from the coding sequence TTGAGTTCTTTAGCCCAAAAACAGGTAGCTCGTCTTAAGAGACAGACCAGGGTCAGGAAGAAAATAACCGGATCGCCGGCACGCCCGAGACTGAACGTCTTCAAGAGTGCACGCCACATATACGCTCAGTTGATCGACGACACCACCGGCGCAACCCTCGCCTCGGCCTCCACCCTGGTGGGCGACGTTGCCGAGGGGCTCAGCTACACCGGCAACATCGAAGCTGCCGCCAAGGTGGGCGCCGCGATTGCCAAGAAGGCCCTGGAGAAGGAAATCACCGCGGTGGTCTTCGACCGCAACGGCTTCCTCTACCACGGTAGGATCAAAGCTCTGGCTGACGCCGCACGCGAAAACGGTCTGTCCTTCTAG
- a CDS encoding adenylate kinase codes for MNLILLGPPGVGKGTQAKLLIDRFGIPQISTGDILRAAVKELTPMGAKAKGYMDSGALVPDEVVIGIVEERLAQADCQKGFILDGFPRTVPQADALGQVLSGMGKSIDHVVSLSVDKAELLKRLTGRRACANCGAGYHVDFAPSKVAGVCDACSGQLVQREDDKEETILNRLAVYEAQTAPLIAYYQAAGLLRSVDGLGTVEGVQADILAAVQA; via the coding sequence ATGAATCTCATCCTCCTCGGACCCCCGGGCGTCGGCAAGGGGACCCAGGCAAAACTTCTCATAGACAGGTTTGGTATCCCGCAGATATCGACAGGCGATATTCTGCGGGCTGCCGTTAAAGAGCTCACTCCCATGGGAGCGAAGGCCAAGGGGTACATGGACTCCGGCGCGCTGGTTCCCGACGAGGTCGTGATCGGCATCGTCGAGGAGAGGCTGGCGCAGGCGGACTGCCAGAAGGGATTCATCCTGGACGGTTTCCCCCGCACGGTCCCCCAGGCAGACGCCCTTGGTCAGGTCCTTTCCGGCATGGGGAAGTCGATCGACCACGTAGTCTCGCTGTCTGTGGACAAGGCAGAACTCCTGAAGCGGCTCACCGGCCGTCGCGCTTGTGCCAATTGCGGCGCCGGCTACCACGTCGACTTCGCACCTTCCAAGGTTGCAGGCGTATGCGATGCCTGCTCCGGCCAGTTAGTCCAGCGTGAGGACGACAAGGAAGAAACCATCCTGAACCGCCTGGCGGTTTACGAAGCGCAGACCGCACCTCTGATCGCCTACTACCAGGCGGCAGGGCTGCTCCGCTCGGTCGATGGCCTCGGGACCGTAGAAGGGGTCCAGGCGGACATCCTCGCGGCGGTACAGGCCTAG
- the rplE gene encoding 50S ribosomal protein L5 codes for MARLAELYNKEMVPALMKDQNYKNIMEVPKLVKIVVNMGLGEAIQNVKILDSAAEELAAITGQRPVITKAKKSIAGFKLRQGMPIGCAVTLRREKMYEFLDRLVSVSLPRVRDFKGISGKAFDGKGNYSLGVKEQLIFPEIDYDKVDKIKGLNITIVTTAKTDAEGKALLKLMGLPFRN; via the coding sequence ATGGCACGGCTAGCTGAGCTTTACAATAAAGAGATGGTTCCGGCCCTCATGAAGGACCAGAATTACAAGAACATCATGGAAGTCCCCAAGCTGGTGAAGATCGTGGTCAACATGGGCCTCGGCGAGGCGATCCAGAACGTCAAGATCCTGGACTCCGCAGCAGAGGAACTGGCCGCCATCACGGGGCAGCGCCCGGTCATCACCAAGGCGAAGAAGTCCATCGCGGGCTTCAAACTGCGCCAGGGGATGCCTATCGGCTGCGCCGTGACGTTGCGCCGCGAGAAGATGTACGAGTTCCTCGACCGCCTGGTTAGCGTATCGCTGCCGCGCGTCCGCGACTTCAAGGGGATCTCCGGCAAGGCCTTCGACGGCAAGGGTAACTACTCCCTGGGCGTCAAGGAGCAGTTGATCTTCCCCGAGATCGATTACGACAAGGTCGACAAGATCAAGGGCCTCAATATCACGATCGTGACCACGGCAAAGACCGACGCTGAGGGGAAAGCCCTGCTCAAGCTGATGGGTCTGCCGTTCAGGAACTAA
- the map gene encoding type I methionyl aminopeptidase produces MIVLKSPAEIEKMAAAGRIVAEILAGLREKVAPGVTLAELDAFAERETLKRKAKPAFKGYSGFPFSLCCSVNEQVVHGFATQRVLVPGDIVSLDFGVVYGGFYGDSAITVPVGEISPAAAKLIKVTEESLYKAIEVADALHRLSDVSHAVQAYVEARGFSVVRDFVGHGIGKELHEGPQIPNFGVAGKGPKLKPGMVLAIEPMINEKGYDVRVLADGWTAVTTDGGLSAHFEHTVAVTDNGPLILTQI; encoded by the coding sequence GTGATCGTACTCAAATCCCCGGCTGAGATCGAGAAGATGGCGGCCGCCGGAAGGATCGTAGCTGAGATCCTGGCCGGGCTCAGGGAAAAGGTGGCACCCGGGGTTACCCTGGCAGAGCTGGACGCATTCGCGGAGAGGGAAACGCTGAAGAGGAAGGCGAAGCCAGCCTTCAAGGGTTACAGCGGCTTCCCCTTTTCGCTTTGTTGTTCGGTAAACGAGCAGGTGGTTCACGGTTTCGCGACGCAGCGCGTCCTGGTCCCGGGCGACATCGTCAGCCTCGACTTCGGCGTCGTCTACGGCGGCTTTTACGGCGATTCGGCTATTACGGTTCCCGTAGGTGAGATCTCCCCGGCCGCGGCCAAGTTGATCAAGGTCACCGAGGAGTCGCTCTACAAGGCGATCGAGGTCGCTGATGCCTTGCACCGCCTCTCGGACGTGTCCCACGCGGTGCAAGCCTACGTCGAGGCGCGCGGCTTCTCCGTGGTGCGCGACTTTGTCGGGCACGGCATCGGCAAAGAGCTGCACGAAGGGCCGCAGATCCCGAATTTCGGTGTGGCCGGCAAAGGGCCCAAGCTGAAGCCGGGCATGGTGCTCGCCATCGAGCCAATGATCAACGAGAAGGGATACGACGTGCGGGTGCTGGCAGACGGTTGGACCGCAGTCACCACAGATGGCGGACTCTCGGCACACTTCGAGCACACGGTGGCAGTAACGGACAATGGTCCGTTGATACTT
- the rplX gene encoding 50S ribosomal protein L24 codes for MLGKKLHVKKNDTVVVIAGKDRSKSGKVISIHPKKDGVIVEGVNVVKRHQKPRGSEQGGILEKEAPVHISNVMLLCGKCNKPVRTKTTVLEDGKKARCCVKCGESFDK; via the coding sequence ATGCTGGGCAAAAAATTACATGTAAAGAAAAACGACACCGTCGTGGTCATCGCGGGCAAGGACCGCTCCAAAAGCGGCAAGGTGATCTCCATCCATCCCAAGAAGGACGGGGTCATCGTCGAAGGGGTCAACGTGGTCAAGCGCCACCAGAAGCCCCGCGGGTCCGAGCAGGGGGGCATCCTGGAGAAGGAAGCTCCGGTGCACATCTCCAACGTCATGCTGCTCTGCGGGAAGTGCAACAAGCCGGTCAGGACCAAAACCACCGTACTCGAAGACGGTAAGAAGGCGCGCTGCTGCGTAAAATGCGGCGAGTCTTTCGATAAATAG
- the rplV gene encoding 50S ribosomal protein L22, which translates to MESSAKLSSVRLSPRKTRLVVDLVRGKGIQTALNTLRFSPQPSAKLISKLLSSAVANAEQKGCSDVDKLFVKTIFVDGGAVLKRFTPRAMGRASKIRKPTSHITVVLAEKK; encoded by the coding sequence ATGGAATCATCGGCTAAATTATCCTCTGTCCGCCTCTCTCCGAGAAAGACACGCCTGGTCGTGGATCTCGTCAGGGGCAAGGGCATTCAGACTGCGCTGAACACTCTGCGTTTTTCGCCGCAACCGTCGGCGAAGCTCATCTCGAAGCTCCTCTCCTCTGCCGTGGCCAACGCCGAGCAGAAGGGTTGCTCCGATGTGGACAAACTCTTCGTCAAGACGATTTTCGTCGACGGCGGCGCAGTACTTAAGCGCTTCACCCCCCGCGCCATGGGCCGGGCCAGCAAGATCAGAAAACCGACGAGCCACATTACCGTGGTCCTTGCGGAAAAGAAATAA
- the rplN gene encoding 50S ribosomal protein L14 — MIQMQTLLDVADNSGAKKLFCIKVLGGSKRRYAGIGDIIVASVKEALPNSKVKKGDVVKAVVVRTAKAVGRPDGSYIRFDTNSGVVINNAKEPVGTRIFGPVARELRAKKFMKIISLAPEVL, encoded by the coding sequence ATGATTCAGATGCAGACACTATTGGACGTGGCGGACAACTCCGGCGCGAAGAAGCTCTTTTGCATTAAAGTGCTCGGCGGCTCCAAGCGCCGTTACGCCGGGATTGGCGACATCATCGTCGCTTCCGTGAAGGAAGCTCTCCCCAATTCGAAGGTGAAAAAGGGTGACGTGGTGAAGGCTGTCGTGGTGCGCACCGCCAAGGCTGTGGGACGTCCTGACGGCTCCTACATCCGTTTCGACACCAACTCCGGCGTGGTCATCAACAACGCCAAGGAGCCGGTCGGCACTCGTATCTTCGGGCCGGTCGCCAGGGAACTTCGCGCCAAGAAGTTCATGAAGATCATATCCCTCGCCCCCGAGGTACTTTAG
- a CDS encoding type Z 30S ribosomal protein S14, which yields MAKTSMIIKAQRGNKFKVRERNRCPLCGRPRAYYRKFDMCRICLRKLSNLGQIPGVIKSSW from the coding sequence GTGGCTAAGACATCTATGATCATAAAGGCTCAGAGAGGGAACAAGTTCAAGGTGCGCGAGCGTAATCGCTGCCCTTTGTGCGGCCGCCCCAGAGCTTACTACCGGAAATTTGACATGTGCAGGATCTGCCTGAGGAAGCTGTCCAACCTCGGTCAGATTCCCGGTGTGATAAAGTCCAGTTGGTAA